One genomic region from Chthonomonas calidirosea T49 encodes:
- a CDS encoding DUF5696 domain-containing protein, with the protein MWHLGRAIAFCFLLLCPCLLSAQPPSVPADLVVSLPTGTTSLDEIGLYQVSYRYDDGRSGTMPIGWSGFFTEDTGIACEPFGDQNGKKAFLLHPIWRGGTGDTDQTFWLRLPRAKRILLRFSIAMRQGFTGPHLSDGATFRLFINGQKKLDENKTDSTWTSYQFDLTPYAGQIVTLRFETDPGPKRDPSFDYALWGDREILVTGGPAPSPPTFHPDPASLLLRRTTFGSCSPTYTPQSRYRLQAEVTSHPKTLFDGWSLVLSPRADSHARLMPPIFVGFGATITFVTTDGQLVRSDSPQVRLLSLTQHTDPATHSVVRNAIYAVGDRKVRLQAVLSAPSGHAVRLDLRSPDPYIAAVDFGRLGPVAFVRRIVVPYLGTVDYFPQLGLYANTIGDFVLSHASSFDGTTAIYGPLTNGQRNALQETVYYALSNNLRDVLPTPPNPPSPYLKLMGQFVVLDVWGGRFTDNAAWLRELATYDLTHLLTIVHVWQHGGYDNQLPDTVPANADLGGDEGMKVWTHTAESLGERIALHENYVDFYPNAPSFTWNDVARDSQGNPQPAWKNIIQSYALAPTAILKYAKRITTLVQQHYAPNASYLDVHSSVPPWWHVDFQAGRPGAGEFHTVWEAYKALWQLFRQVHHGPVLGEGNQHWRWSGLLDGVEAQFGQGVPINGGEEAPLFVDFDLLKIHPLQCNHGMGYLERWLPQGYEGFWWQRVPPTKTLDQYRMEEIAYGHDGFIPSQLVRNLAYIWQEENLLWPITSRYSTALPQQIRYEVDGKLVATEQAIAAHSRFDRVFVAYNNGLRIYANARDSDWPLAVGRQRIVLPQYGWLVLGKDIIAWTARRQGVVADYLRTPNRIYVNARTDVAGPIPPLAVQPSVLSFQQTGPRAFRIAFAWQVGAPIPQGDLVFVHITQPGLEEHEGIVLQPDSGIATPPDRWPLGTVEGSPVAITLPADLKDGDYQIKLGIFSPQTGERLHLRGDDDGSSRIIVGTLHVADDGRVITLTKDTKTSAVPQALLEAHQNVKAVAISFGPVRTNGSLRLKRQKAGQWVLIPFPRDEAFDVTLVLSDIDPLWRQGVRITALNTAGAPIGRIPVQLRVHNGALQATFRVNTVPNAVAYLLVAAPSKP; encoded by the coding sequence ATGTGGCATCTAGGCCGTGCGATCGCGTTCTGTTTTCTCCTACTATGTCCGTGTCTGCTTTCCGCCCAGCCCCCATCCGTCCCCGCCGATCTGGTGGTCAGCCTACCGACAGGCACGACCTCCCTCGACGAGATCGGGCTCTATCAGGTCTCCTATCGCTACGATGACGGGCGCAGCGGCACGATGCCTATCGGATGGAGCGGGTTTTTCACCGAGGACACGGGCATCGCATGCGAGCCCTTCGGCGATCAAAACGGCAAAAAGGCCTTCCTCTTACATCCCATTTGGCGCGGTGGAACAGGAGATACCGACCAAACCTTCTGGCTTCGCCTGCCTCGGGCCAAGCGGATCCTCCTGCGCTTCTCGATTGCCATGCGGCAGGGCTTTACCGGCCCTCATCTCTCCGATGGCGCCACGTTTCGCCTCTTCATCAACGGCCAAAAAAAGCTGGATGAAAACAAAACCGACTCCACCTGGACCTCCTATCAGTTTGACCTCACTCCCTATGCAGGCCAAATAGTGACCCTACGGTTCGAAACCGACCCCGGCCCCAAACGTGATCCCTCCTTCGACTACGCTCTCTGGGGCGATCGAGAGATCCTCGTTACCGGCGGCCCCGCACCAAGCCCTCCGACTTTCCATCCCGATCCAGCCTCTCTGCTCCTCCGACGCACCACCTTTGGCAGCTGCTCTCCCACCTACACCCCACAAAGCCGCTACAGGCTTCAGGCCGAGGTAACCTCCCATCCTAAAACGCTCTTTGATGGCTGGTCGCTGGTCCTCTCTCCACGTGCAGACTCCCATGCACGCCTCATGCCTCCCATCTTCGTGGGATTTGGAGCCACCATCACCTTTGTTACAACGGACGGCCAGTTGGTACGCTCCGACTCCCCACAGGTGCGTCTTCTTTCCTTAACCCAACACACCGATCCCGCCACGCATTCGGTTGTGCGAAATGCGATCTATGCGGTTGGCGATCGCAAGGTTCGCCTCCAAGCAGTCCTCTCGGCTCCCTCCGGCCATGCGGTCCGGCTCGACCTTCGCTCGCCCGATCCCTACATCGCCGCAGTGGATTTTGGCCGGCTTGGGCCGGTCGCCTTTGTCCGCCGTATTGTGGTTCCCTACCTGGGCACCGTAGACTACTTTCCCCAGCTTGGCCTCTATGCCAACACCATTGGTGACTTCGTGCTTTCCCATGCTAGCTCATTCGATGGCACCACCGCCATCTACGGCCCGCTGACCAACGGCCAGCGGAACGCCCTTCAGGAAACGGTATACTACGCGCTCTCCAACAACCTGCGCGATGTGCTGCCTACCCCTCCGAACCCACCCTCGCCCTACTTAAAACTCATGGGGCAGTTTGTTGTTCTCGATGTTTGGGGTGGACGCTTTACCGACAACGCCGCCTGGCTGCGCGAGCTAGCCACCTACGACCTCACGCATCTGTTGACCATCGTTCATGTGTGGCAACACGGCGGCTACGACAATCAGCTGCCCGATACCGTGCCAGCCAATGCCGATCTCGGTGGGGATGAGGGCATGAAGGTGTGGACTCATACCGCCGAAAGCCTAGGCGAGCGCATCGCGCTGCACGAGAACTATGTGGATTTCTATCCGAACGCCCCCTCTTTTACCTGGAACGATGTCGCCAGAGATTCACAAGGCAACCCGCAACCTGCATGGAAAAACATCATTCAGTCGTATGCTCTGGCTCCTACCGCCATTTTGAAATATGCCAAACGCATCACCACCCTTGTCCAGCAGCACTACGCTCCCAACGCCAGCTATCTGGACGTGCACTCCTCTGTCCCTCCTTGGTGGCACGTGGACTTCCAAGCCGGCCGGCCGGGCGCCGGTGAGTTCCACACCGTATGGGAAGCCTACAAGGCCTTGTGGCAGCTATTTCGGCAGGTGCACCACGGCCCTGTGCTAGGAGAAGGGAATCAACATTGGCGCTGGAGCGGCCTACTCGATGGGGTGGAAGCCCAGTTTGGACAGGGTGTGCCCATTAATGGCGGCGAGGAGGCTCCGCTCTTTGTGGATTTTGACCTCCTTAAAATCCACCCCCTGCAGTGCAACCACGGTATGGGCTATCTTGAACGATGGCTTCCTCAAGGGTATGAGGGTTTCTGGTGGCAACGGGTGCCACCCACTAAAACGCTCGATCAGTACCGTATGGAAGAGATCGCCTACGGCCACGACGGTTTTATCCCCTCCCAGCTCGTGCGCAACCTCGCCTACATTTGGCAGGAGGAGAACCTCTTATGGCCTATCACGTCGCGCTACTCCACCGCTCTTCCGCAACAGATTCGCTACGAGGTAGACGGCAAGCTGGTTGCCACCGAGCAGGCCATCGCCGCCCATAGCCGCTTCGATAGGGTCTTTGTGGCCTATAATAACGGGCTTCGCATCTACGCCAACGCGCGCGACTCCGATTGGCCGCTTGCCGTCGGCCGCCAACGCATCGTGCTGCCCCAGTACGGGTGGTTGGTCTTAGGCAAAGATATCATCGCTTGGACCGCACGCCGCCAGGGCGTTGTGGCGGACTATCTGCGCACACCGAATCGCATCTATGTGAACGCGCGAACCGATGTGGCTGGACCCATTCCCCCTCTAGCCGTACAGCCCTCCGTCCTCTCCTTCCAACAAACCGGCCCTCGCGCGTTCCGCATCGCCTTCGCTTGGCAGGTGGGTGCCCCCATACCCCAAGGCGATCTCGTGTTCGTGCACATCACTCAGCCTGGCCTCGAAGAGCACGAAGGCATCGTGCTTCAACCCGACTCCGGCATCGCGACCCCGCCCGACCGATGGCCGCTCGGTACGGTGGAGGGCAGCCCCGTCGCCATCACCCTGCCTGCCGACCTAAAGGATGGAGACTACCAGATCAAGCTCGGCATCTTCTCGCCTCAAACCGGCGAGCGCCTCCATCTGCGAGGTGATGATGACGGCTCCTCCAGGATCATCGTAGGTACCCTGCATGTGGCTGATGATGGCAGGGTCATCACGCTTACCAAAGACACCAAAACCTCCGCCGTACCGCAAGCCCTGCTGGAAGCGCATCAAAACGTGAAGGCGGTAGCTATCTCCTTCGGGCCTGTTCGCACCAACGGCAGCCTGCGGCTCAAACGCCAAAAAGCTGGCCAATGGGTGCTTATCCCCTTCCCCCGTGACGAGGCCTTCGATGTGACTCTCGTTCTCTCGGATATCGATCCCCTATGGCGTCAGGGGGTGCGCATCACTGCGCTCAACACGGCTGGCGCGCCCATAGGCCGCATTCCGGTTCAGCTTCGCGTGCACAACGGCGCCCTTCAGGCCACGTTTCGGGTGAACACGGTGCCCAACGCGGTGGCGTACCTACTTGTGGCCGCACCCTCAAAACCTTGA
- a CDS encoding phosphomannomutase/phosphoglucomutase — MAAVDPRVFRNYDIRALVPELVDEHSEFYAMLGDPKAFLAPLDTEGVTQIGRGLAGLFGAPKVYIGYDARLSGPAWARALAEGLTQQGVDVVLLGRCTTDTIYYVSGKYNLPGVEITASHSPKELNGMKMVRGGAQVIGMGSGMEELRDSVLAGRFPEAEREGHVEEQDILPEYVDHLMQFIDPEKVRPLRLVADAGNGVGGLPAHEIFRRIPQLKVTELFFEPDGHFPNHGPNPFEPENIVTLTEAVKREGADLGVAWDGDADRVFFVDETGKPIPGDFITALVARHFLQRFPGATIVYDIRASWVVPDWVKKMGGVPVSERVGHSFIKRTMRAHNAVFGGEVSGHYYFRDHFYADNGFIPMLAVLQMLSESGTSMSQLIASLGEYYISGEINSTVPDVQAVLDRIKERYADAKLDFRDGVTVEYPDWHFNVRPSANDPVIRLNLEAKSQQEMERRRDEVLAIIRGQA; from the coding sequence ATGGCTGCAGTAGATCCGAGAGTGTTTCGGAATTACGATATACGGGCGCTTGTGCCTGAACTGGTAGATGAACATAGCGAGTTCTACGCGATGCTGGGCGACCCGAAAGCGTTTCTGGCTCCGTTGGATACGGAGGGGGTCACCCAAATAGGTCGCGGTCTGGCCGGTCTGTTCGGCGCCCCCAAAGTCTATATTGGCTACGATGCCCGTCTTTCGGGGCCGGCTTGGGCGCGGGCTTTGGCCGAAGGGTTAACCCAGCAAGGGGTAGATGTGGTGTTGCTGGGGCGGTGTACCACCGACACCATCTACTATGTGTCGGGCAAGTACAACCTGCCTGGCGTAGAGATAACGGCCTCGCACAGCCCCAAGGAGCTCAATGGCATGAAGATGGTGCGCGGCGGCGCCCAGGTGATCGGCATGGGGTCGGGCATGGAGGAGCTGCGCGATAGCGTGCTGGCAGGGCGGTTTCCGGAAGCCGAGCGTGAGGGGCATGTAGAAGAGCAAGATATTCTGCCGGAGTATGTCGATCACCTGATGCAGTTTATTGACCCGGAGAAGGTGCGCCCCCTACGTCTTGTAGCCGATGCTGGCAACGGCGTGGGCGGGCTGCCGGCCCATGAGATTTTTCGACGGATTCCTCAGCTTAAGGTGACGGAGCTGTTTTTCGAACCAGATGGCCACTTTCCAAATCACGGCCCCAACCCCTTCGAGCCGGAGAACATTGTGACCCTAACGGAGGCGGTAAAACGCGAGGGGGCCGACTTGGGAGTCGCATGGGACGGCGACGCCGATAGGGTGTTCTTTGTGGATGAGACAGGCAAACCGATACCGGGCGACTTTATTACGGCGCTGGTGGCCCGTCACTTCCTTCAACGTTTTCCTGGTGCCACCATCGTCTACGATATTCGCGCCTCGTGGGTGGTGCCGGACTGGGTAAAAAAGATGGGCGGTGTGCCCGTCTCCGAGCGCGTGGGGCATTCGTTCATTAAGCGCACCATGCGCGCCCACAACGCTGTGTTCGGAGGAGAGGTCTCTGGCCACTACTACTTCCGCGATCACTTCTATGCTGACAACGGTTTCATCCCCATGCTCGCGGTGCTGCAGATGCTCAGCGAAAGTGGAACTAGCATGAGCCAGCTGATCGCTAGCCTGGGCGAGTACTATATCTCCGGCGAGATCAACTCCACGGTGCCCGATGTACAGGCCGTGCTCGATCGCATTAAGGAGCGCTACGCGGATGCCAAGCTCGATTTTCGCGATGGCGTTACCGTGGAGTATCCCGATTGGCACTTTAACGTGCGACCTTCGGCCAACGACCCCGTGATCCGTCTTAACCTCGAGGCGAAGAGTCAGCAGGAGATGGAGCGACGACGGGATGAAGTTTTGGCCATCATTCGTGGGCAGGCCTAA
- a CDS encoding sulfurtransferase has protein sequence MDDLRHQHLVETEWLAERIAEGDNTLRIVDMRGRVELETQPDGTQISRYLGAPDAYERGHIPGAIYLDWTKDIVAEDDPVPVQVASFEKLAKVFGEAGIGNEHLVIAYDDHPASQFATRLWWVMRYCGHEKVRVLNGGWNKWVREGRAISTEKPNYPTAHFVPNPQPQWRITAEELKACLGTDVQIIDARDEGQYTGKIRRGPRAGRIPGALSLPRERLVGPDGCYRPTEELRKLIEELRLQPDRPVVAYCNGGVAATTVLFTLSMLGHNHLKNYDGSWNEWGTRPDLPVEV, from the coding sequence ATGGACGATCTGCGTCACCAACATCTGGTAGAGACGGAATGGCTGGCCGAGCGCATTGCGGAGGGAGATAACACCCTGCGTATTGTGGATATGCGGGGGAGGGTGGAGCTGGAGACCCAGCCGGATGGCACGCAGATCTCTCGTTACCTGGGGGCACCTGACGCGTATGAGCGCGGCCATATCCCCGGTGCCATCTACCTGGACTGGACGAAGGACATCGTTGCCGAAGACGACCCGGTGCCTGTGCAGGTGGCCTCTTTCGAGAAGCTGGCAAAAGTTTTCGGCGAGGCCGGCATCGGCAACGAGCACTTGGTGATCGCTTACGACGACCATCCGGCCTCTCAATTTGCCACGCGATTGTGGTGGGTAATGCGCTATTGCGGGCATGAGAAGGTGCGCGTGCTGAACGGCGGGTGGAACAAATGGGTAAGGGAGGGACGGGCTATCTCCACAGAAAAACCCAACTACCCAACAGCGCATTTCGTTCCGAACCCACAGCCTCAGTGGCGCATAACGGCCGAGGAGTTAAAGGCGTGCCTGGGCACCGACGTGCAGATTATAGATGCGCGCGATGAGGGACAGTACACGGGCAAAATACGTCGCGGTCCACGGGCCGGACGCATTCCGGGCGCCCTCTCTTTGCCAAGAGAGCGTTTGGTAGGACCGGATGGCTGTTACCGCCCCACCGAGGAGCTGCGCAAGCTGATTGAGGAGCTGCGCCTTCAACCCGATCGCCCGGTGGTGGCCTACTGCAACGGCGGTGTGGCAGCGACGACCGTGCTGTTCACTCTCTCCATGTTGGGCCATAACCACTTGAAGAACTACGATGGCTCTTGGAACGAGTGGGGGACACGTCCCGATCTGCCGGTGGAGGTTTGA
- a CDS encoding dihydrodipicolinate synthase family protein translates to MPHPQAGKLRGILTAINTPFHPDGRLALEHMPALLDFQRAAGIDGVIVAGTNGEGTSLSVAERKQLLETVMAHRGDLLVVAGTGAAAVTDALDLTLHAAEVGADAVLVLPPFFFKNPTDEGVAAYFRPLLEHVDIPLLLYNIPQYSAVRITDGLMALLSDCPNLSGVKDSTGDWESSRNFIERYPHLRIFTGSDRLLARSLRHKSAGGISGAANCFPEVIVAARTAWELGDEAGLDRAQKRIDALLDILHRYPPMATSKSVLAHRGLPRLSVRPPLVDLTPSQEQALLGELREAGFLPA, encoded by the coding sequence ATGCCTCACCCACAAGCCGGGAAACTGCGCGGAATCCTCACCGCCATTAATACGCCTTTTCACCCAGATGGGCGCTTGGCGCTGGAACATATGCCGGCCCTGCTCGACTTTCAGAGGGCAGCAGGGATTGATGGGGTGATCGTGGCGGGAACCAACGGCGAGGGGACCTCGCTTTCGGTTGCCGAACGTAAGCAGCTGCTTGAAACCGTGATGGCGCACCGCGGCGATCTGCTAGTGGTAGCTGGAACCGGAGCCGCTGCAGTGACCGACGCGCTCGATCTCACGCTTCATGCCGCCGAAGTAGGGGCGGATGCGGTTTTGGTGCTGCCCCCCTTCTTCTTCAAAAATCCGACCGATGAGGGGGTCGCCGCTTACTTTCGACCGCTGCTCGAGCATGTGGATATCCCTCTGCTGCTCTACAACATTCCCCAATATTCGGCGGTTCGCATTACCGATGGGCTGATGGCGCTTCTCTCGGACTGCCCGAATCTTTCGGGGGTAAAAGACAGCACGGGGGATTGGGAAAGCTCTCGCAATTTTATCGAGCGCTATCCGCATCTGCGCATCTTCACGGGCAGCGATAGGCTGCTGGCGCGTTCCCTGCGCCATAAGTCGGCGGGCGGCATTTCGGGGGCAGCGAACTGTTTCCCCGAAGTCATCGTTGCCGCGAGAACGGCTTGGGAACTGGGCGATGAGGCGGGGCTGGATAGGGCTCAGAAACGCATTGACGCGCTGCTCGATATACTGCATCGCTATCCACCTATGGCAACTAGCAAAAGCGTTTTGGCTCATCGTGGGTTGCCGCGACTCAGCGTGCGCCCGCCTTTGGTGGACCTAACGCCGTCGCAGGAGCAGGCGTTGCTGGGAGAGTTGCGCGAGGCCGGCTTTCTGCCGGCATAA
- a CDS encoding NADP-dependent oxidoreductase → MKAIVVPTFTNPPTLRYEDVPQPQIAEDEVLVRVRATSVNPVDTYICTGAAQSWLNLKLPLIPGADFAGVVEAVGSKVKDVKPGDEVYSYSPLQRLGAFAEYLAVPAAIVAPKPPTLTFEEAASLPIVALTAWQSLFEAAQLKAGQKVLIHSAAGGVGTMAVQLAKAHGAYVYGTASSGNISFLKELGVDTPIDYTSTPFEQVAKEVDVVFDMVGGETLMRSLQTLKPGGCLVSIVGGSANPEAAKEAEKRGVRYVYVLVRPDRAQLQHLNELIAAGKLRPYIAKSYALEQAGEALAQVATRHTRGKVVMHVP, encoded by the coding sequence ATGAAAGCGATTGTGGTTCCAACCTTCACGAATCCGCCCACACTGCGTTACGAAGACGTGCCACAGCCGCAAATAGCGGAGGACGAGGTGTTGGTGCGGGTTCGGGCAACGAGCGTGAACCCCGTGGATACCTACATCTGCACGGGCGCAGCCCAGAGCTGGCTAAACCTGAAACTGCCTTTGATACCCGGTGCCGACTTTGCCGGTGTAGTGGAGGCGGTTGGCAGCAAGGTGAAGGACGTGAAGCCCGGCGATGAGGTCTACAGCTACTCGCCGCTGCAACGACTTGGCGCTTTTGCGGAGTATTTGGCGGTTCCCGCCGCTATTGTGGCTCCAAAGCCACCAACCCTCACGTTTGAAGAGGCGGCTTCCCTGCCCATTGTCGCGCTAACGGCTTGGCAGTCGCTGTTCGAGGCCGCGCAGCTGAAAGCGGGTCAGAAGGTGCTGATTCACTCGGCGGCCGGTGGGGTAGGCACGATGGCCGTGCAGCTGGCCAAGGCGCACGGTGCCTATGTCTACGGAACGGCCTCTTCCGGCAATATCTCCTTTTTGAAAGAGCTTGGGGTGGACACCCCTATTGACTACACCAGCACCCCCTTCGAACAGGTTGCCAAAGAGGTAGATGTAGTGTTCGATATGGTGGGCGGAGAGACGTTGATGCGCTCTTTGCAGACGCTGAAGCCCGGTGGCTGCCTGGTCTCCATCGTGGGAGGTAGTGCGAACCCGGAAGCGGCTAAAGAGGCCGAGAAGCGGGGCGTGCGCTATGTGTACGTGCTGGTACGGCCGGATAGAGCGCAGCTTCAGCACCTCAATGAGCTGATCGCGGCAGGTAAGCTGCGTCCCTATATTGCCAAAAGCTACGCCCTCGAGCAGGCCGGCGAGGCGTTAGCGCAGGTGGCTACGCGCCACACGCGCGGTAAGGTCGTGATGCATGTGCCCTAG
- a CDS encoding thiolase family protein yields the protein MESVVIVSAVRTPIGKAGKGALRETRPDDLAALVVEAAVRRAGIDPHTVEDVILGCASPEAEQGLNVARIAALRAGLPEEIPGLTINRFCASGLEAIALAAAKIATGQAETVIAGGTESMSLVPFMGPSLRPNPVLAQKRPDTYLGMGPSVEQLVKDFAITREEADRYAFMSHQKAIAAQDKGLFAAELEPVPITNEAGETLLFAQDEGPRRDTSLEALAALKPAFIPNGILTAGNSSQRSDGAAALVLTSESHANKLNLKPLARFVGYTTVAVSPLQFGIAPAYAIPKLLQRLGIALEQIDLIEFNEAFAAQVLAANKLYPLPMERVNVNGGAIALGHPLGATGARQTVTLLYEGARRKARYGLVTMCAALGMGAAGLFEIYA from the coding sequence ATGGAATCCGTTGTCATTGTAAGCGCGGTAAGAACCCCCATCGGGAAAGCGGGCAAAGGTGCCCTCCGAGAGACGCGCCCCGATGATCTAGCCGCCCTCGTGGTGGAAGCAGCCGTTCGTCGGGCAGGAATCGATCCCCATACGGTGGAGGACGTTATTTTAGGTTGTGCTTCCCCAGAGGCCGAGCAGGGCCTGAACGTCGCCCGTATCGCGGCGCTCCGCGCCGGTCTGCCGGAGGAGATACCGGGGTTAACCATTAACCGCTTCTGCGCCTCAGGGCTAGAGGCCATCGCCTTGGCAGCCGCCAAAATCGCCACAGGCCAAGCCGAAACCGTGATAGCCGGTGGCACCGAGTCGATGAGCCTCGTCCCGTTCATGGGCCCCTCTTTACGTCCTAACCCCGTGCTCGCCCAAAAACGACCCGATACCTACCTTGGCATGGGGCCCTCGGTGGAACAGCTGGTCAAAGATTTTGCCATCACCCGCGAAGAGGCCGATCGGTACGCGTTCATGAGCCATCAAAAGGCCATAGCAGCTCAGGACAAGGGACTTTTTGCGGCCGAGCTCGAGCCGGTTCCCATCACCAACGAGGCGGGTGAGACCCTCCTTTTTGCGCAAGATGAGGGGCCTCGGCGCGATACCTCGCTCGAAGCCCTGGCGGCGCTTAAGCCAGCCTTCATACCCAACGGCATCCTCACCGCAGGCAATAGCTCACAACGCAGCGATGGCGCCGCAGCGTTGGTGCTCACCAGCGAATCCCATGCTAACAAGCTGAATCTAAAGCCCCTTGCCCGCTTTGTTGGGTACACAACGGTAGCGGTAAGCCCCCTTCAATTCGGCATCGCCCCCGCCTACGCCATCCCGAAACTGCTGCAACGGCTGGGCATTGCCCTCGAACAGATCGATCTCATCGAGTTCAACGAGGCGTTCGCGGCCCAGGTGTTGGCGGCCAACAAGCTCTATCCGCTCCCTATGGAGCGCGTTAACGTGAACGGCGGCGCGATCGCCTTAGGGCATCCGCTAGGCGCGACCGGGGCACGTCAGACGGTGACTCTGCTCTACGAGGGCGCCCGGCGAAAGGCGCGCTACGGTTTGGTGACCATGTGCGCCGCGCTCGGTATGGGCGCTGCCGGGCTTTTCGAGATCTATGCGTAA
- a CDS encoding TatD family hydrolase encodes MFIDTHCHLNHERLRDDLQGCLERALAADVRKMIVVGYDGPSSEEALRLSLAHPGILYAAIGIHPHDATTWNDAIAARFRELARMDAVVAIGEIGLDFYRDLSPREQQYRAFEEQLRLAKELDLPVIIHCREAYEETLSVLAAHPLPGVMHCWGGTPEQAQRAASLGLALGFGGTLTFPSAQNVRDSAMCIAPEHLLLETDAPYLAPAPYRGRRNEPAFTRIVAEKLAGLRCLDLDQVASITTQNAYRLFPKLALPP; translated from the coding sequence ATGTTCATTGACACGCACTGCCATCTCAACCATGAGCGCCTTCGAGACGATCTCCAAGGGTGTCTGGAAAGAGCGCTCGCCGCCGATGTTCGCAAGATGATCGTGGTGGGCTACGACGGGCCTAGCAGCGAGGAGGCGCTTCGGCTTAGCCTTGCCCATCCCGGCATCCTCTACGCCGCCATCGGCATCCATCCTCACGATGCTACCACCTGGAATGACGCCATTGCCGCCCGCTTCCGCGAGTTGGCCCGCATGGATGCGGTCGTCGCTATTGGAGAGATAGGCCTCGATTTCTACCGCGATCTCTCTCCACGCGAACAGCAGTATCGCGCCTTTGAAGAACAGCTTCGGCTGGCCAAGGAGCTCGACCTGCCCGTTATCATCCACTGCCGAGAGGCCTATGAGGAGACCTTATCCGTTCTCGCCGCGCATCCCCTGCCTGGTGTTATGCACTGTTGGGGCGGTACCCCAGAACAGGCACAGCGGGCTGCCAGTTTAGGGCTTGCGCTCGGTTTTGGTGGCACGCTCACCTTCCCATCGGCGCAAAACGTGCGCGATTCGGCCATGTGCATCGCTCCAGAGCACCTTCTCTTAGAAACCGACGCCCCTTACCTTGCGCCAGCACCCTATCGGGGAAGGCGCAACGAGCCGGCCTTCACGCGCATTGTGGCTGAAAAGCTTGCCGGCTTACGCTGCCTCGATCTCGATCAAGTTGCCTCCATCACCACCCAAAACGCCTATCGTCTCTTTCCCAAGCTCGCCCTACCCCCCTAG
- a CDS encoding protein-disulfide reductase DsbD domain-containing protein, with amino-acid sequence MAVRVNEHGHYSTPFLSRFAIGTSVSALGVREMNGNNNEGEEMRKRFGTIFALAFGMALHANAQLAQPHFVKVSVQNPKTAAVHKVFQVKVQVIIAPPYHIQAHSPAPNFIPTVLTVKTPPYLHVEKILYPPAKSIRFAGQQIPVYEGTITVEALLKADRPGTFLLPIVLRYQGCNESTCYPPTELQTKTKIVVGATKVSLKASSGLERGLK; translated from the coding sequence ATGGCAGTGCGTGTCAATGAACATGGTCACTATTCTACACCGTTTCTCTCCCGTTTTGCCATTGGAACCTCAGTAAGCGCGTTGGGCGTAAGGGAAATGAACGGCAATAATAACGAGGGAGAAGAGATGCGAAAACGTTTCGGAACGATCTTCGCGTTGGCTTTCGGCATGGCACTGCATGCGAACGCTCAGTTGGCACAGCCCCATTTTGTGAAGGTATCGGTGCAAAACCCAAAAACCGCGGCCGTCCATAAGGTCTTTCAGGTGAAAGTGCAGGTCATTATCGCTCCACCCTATCATATTCAGGCCCACTCGCCGGCACCCAATTTCATTCCCACCGTTCTCACGGTGAAAACGCCACCGTACCTGCATGTGGAGAAGATCCTCTATCCGCCAGCAAAGTCCATCCGGTTTGCCGGTCAGCAGATACCGGTCTACGAAGGCACGATCACGGTGGAGGCTCTGCTAAAGGCCGATCGCCCCGGCACATTTCTTCTCCCAATCGTTTTGCGGTATCAGGGCTGCAACGAAAGCACCTGCTATCCGCCCACGGAGCTGCAAACCAAGACCAAGATCGTGGTGGGGGCGACAAAAGTCTCCCTAAAGGCGTCTAGCGGCCTGGAAAGGGGACTAAAATGA